AATCAATTTACTTCTCCATCACTTAGCCACCATTTGACAAATACTAGTTACAAGGTAAAACAAATAAGCTGATCAATCATTCATTCTTGGGCTTGGTCAAACCAGTTCCTCGTCCGTTAGCCATCGCCAATGATTCAATTTTGGAGAAAGCCATCAATGCCTAACTGGTTGACCACCCTCTTAAGTTAACCTCTTGTGCTGTCCTTCTCCAATGGGAACAACCTTTGGTGGCACAACCAACTTTTGTACctttttgaaaaacttggtaGGTTTTCCAAGGTCCAAAATGGCCTAGGGTTTTCCTTTTAATAAAgttgactattttaaaaaatgatttcataaaGCAAGATAAATGTCAATCATTCGAAGTTTCTTTGTTAAGagtgcttttaaaaaataattgaattggTGTAAAGTCCACTTTGATTGCACTCATACCCaccttcacaaaaaaaaaaaaaaaaaaattacttttaagtGTATGGTCTTCATTTTTAAGCTCCTCATTTCTTTATGttcaaataaagtttaaaaaattttacGATGAAAAAAAGACTACTTTACCCTTATTCCTaattataacaaataaatatagtTATGTTTGTTGTACCTACACCTTTAAATATAGATTAGTTTAGGTgtcatttgaaaataatttttgatttttgatttttatttttaaaaaatatgagaaaatgattttatttttacttccttaaaatttaaaaatgttttcatgtaTATGAAGTATTTAACTtctttttgtataaatatttctatattttatataatatttttattttattttttaaaaaataaatccaaacatccatctaatattttgttttacaattaaagagtataaaaaataagtatgaatGAAGACACCCAACCATGAGTTTTTTCAAATCATGAGTGAAtggttgaaaagaaaaaggttaagAAGGACATCAAGACTCCGAAGTAGAAAAGATGATGAAATCAGTGTCTTCTAAGAATGTATGACTTTTGTCCTATctactaaaaatttatttataatttttttttaaatatctctTAATTAATTGCATGTCATTTTCATGGGTTTAGGTGAAACAAACAATCCATGTACTCAACTACTTTTCAGTCAAATCATAAGTATGATCATGACTCATATCATccatatgaaagaaaatcaacatGCCAAGACCTAAGGTTAAAACCGGAGCCCAAACTTGAGTTGTGAATGATGCTAAGGCCCAAGCTATGCCAAGGCCCAACTCAAAGTCCAAGCCAAAGCCCAAATCCAAGTCCAAATCAGACCAAGGCCTAAACCTAAGTCAAGACTCAACCCAAGTTGGTGGCTTAAGCCATCCTTAAGCCCAAGCAAGTTTTTTTGGACCCTCTAGCAACTTctttgaaaaggaagaatcaaaGGATAGCGTAAGATTGTACTCATATTTCtacaaatcaataaaaatttcaattggcttataaattttatatctaagaaaaattcatcgaagtttttttttaaaaaattatatagagtAGCATTACATTGggttttatttatcttttttggcctaattttgacaaaaatgccatcatttttttcttgtaaaaataatcattttttataaaacatatatgtaaatacttaaaatagttaagggcatttatgtaaaaaatgggttacccttcaaacaaaaatatgaaaggggttaaatttacaaaaatgaggattatttcatcatttttaaccaattaattttttatataatggaagaaaacatgatattatatcaaattaagacTCTTTAATTCATTTAAGATTAAATATCACCCAATCaaccattgaatttttttagtaaaaagaaCTTGATTAACCACCTATCGAAAACACAATaagtgaattttgaaattttataacttttttattctatatttattgtttttgtaaaataaatatttttattgtccAATAATTTTATACTAAAATGTATCTTCTTTTGTTtgagtcaaaattttaattattaattaagattgtttttagtttgaaatttagttttcatttttaaaattttactttttgaaaAATGCCTTTGATAAAGAGAAGTGTCTTTGAAAGTGAAGTGATGGGTTGTTTTGCTTGTGATGAGACTGATGGACAAAAATAATCTAAACATGCTATAACAATCATTAAATAGCAATTAGATCATAAGCGGAATTATAAACAGATCGAAAACGTACCTCCCGCCATTGCCATTCTACGGGttaaaatgtgtttttcaattttcaagttTCAGGTGCTTTTAAACTTTTCTCAACCTCcacttagatggtgtttttgaaaaaatgaaagagattgCAGGCTTAGGGAACCTTACCCATTAGTGTTCTGCCCCTTTTTTAAAGACTCTCTCCATCACCGAGTCTACTTGGAGCGTGCACAGAACATGGGATAGTGATGCAAATGTGGTTTCGAGCATGAATCCTCGTTCCTAAATTGATGGAATGATGTGGACCACATTCCGAATCATGTCTTCATTTTATTACCGAAGATGTATGAGAAATAAAATcccaacattctcccacttggtctATATATTCCATCATTCATCATAGCAAGAAACAAACACATGAATCATGGCGATAGGTCCTCTAAAATCGAGTATTATCTTCCATGTATCACAATGCATCATGTCTCTTAAACACTAGCCCATATAgcttaatgaataaaccctatgtttATTCTAGGTCCAAACATTAATGATATTTCttcataaatgaataaaagtatacacaaagaaaatcaaatatgagaaaacatcacaAATAGAGTTccattgaaaataacatttgTTCTTACAACAAAAATCACACAAAAGAACCAAGTCCCAATCTATCTACATGATCCTTAAATTTTAACGGTGGCATGCCTTTAGTCAAAGGATCAACAATCATCAATTCAGTGCTAACGTGTTCAATAACCACTCTTTTCTCTTTAACATGTTCTCTTATGGCTAAATACTTGATGTCGATGTGCTTGTTTTGACTGTTACTTTTGTTGTTCTTAGCCATAAAAACTGCAGCTGAATTATCACAATATATCTTAAATGGCCTAGAAATTGAATCCACAATTCTAAGCCCATAAATGAAACTCTTTAACCATACACCATGCAAGgtagcctcaaaacaagatatgaactTACCCTCCATAGTGGAAGTTGCAGTCAAAGTTTGCTTTGCGTTTCTCCAAGAAACAACTCCACCGGCTAACATAAAGACATATCCTGAAGTTGATTTTTGTGAATCAATACAACCAACGTAGTCTGAATCAAAGTAGCCAATCACTTCCAAATTATCAGTCCGTCTATACATAAACATGTAATCTTTGGTCCCCTGAAGGTACCTCATCACCTTCTTTGCAACTTTCCAATGGTCTATAGTTGGATTACTCTGATACCTTCCTAACATCCCAACAACAAATGCAATGTCAGGTCTTGTGCAGACTTGACcatacatcaaacttccaaCAACAGAAACATAAGaaatgttcttcatttgttcctGCTCAAGATCATTCTTCGGGCATTGGTCCAAATTGAGCCTATTGCCTTTCACAATGGGAGCTATACTTGGTGAACAATCTTTAAtccgaaatctctctaaaactttgTTGATATAAGTCTCTTGAGACAAACCTAAAAGGCCTCAAAATTTGTCTCTATGtatcttaatgccaatgacataagtagcatcacccatatccttcatgtcaaagtTTTTAGATAGAAACTGTTTCACCTCATGTAGcaaacccttatcattggttgcaagtaaaATGTTATCCACATACAAAACAAGGAAGCAAATCTTACTCCCATTGACTTTCTGATATATACATTCATCCATAATGTTCTCCACGAAACCAAATGAAGAGATAACATCATAAAACTTTAAATACCACTGACGGGATGcttgtttcaatccatatatggatttcttaagcttgcaAACCAATTGCTCACTATCACTATACGGGAATCCTtcaggttgtttcatgtaaacctttTTCTCCAGATTTCCATTAAGAAATGccgttttcacatccatttgttgcaacTGTAAGTCAAAATGTGCAACTAATGTCATAATGATACGAAgagaatatttcttaaataCAGGAGAAAAAGTCTCCTTGTAGTCAATTCCTTCCTTTAGAGTGAATCCTTTAGCAATGAGTCTTGCTTTATATATTTCAATCTTACCCAATGAATCCTTTTTTGTCTTAAAGACCGATTTACATCCAATGACTTTTGCACCATCAGACAACTCAACAAGATTCCAGACTCCATTAGATGCCATAGAATTCATCTCATCTTTCATAGCATCATACTATAAATTTCACTCTTTACAACTTATGGCTTGTGAAAACATTTCAGGATCATTTTTGGCTCCAATGTCATAGTCTGGTTCTTGTAGATACACAACATAATCACTAGGTATTGTTGTTTTTCTTGCTCTGGTAGATATCTTTAATGTTGTATCAACATTTTCCTGAGGATCACGTTGCTCAACTGGTTGTTCAATAATTTTTGGTGAACCTTGAACAACTTGATCTATTGGATTGTCATTAGCAATTTATGGAACTTCAATGATTGGTTGTCTATCACCCATTTGAACTTGAGGGGCGTTGTGAATGACAATCAATCTATCACTTAAAGTGGATGGTTGAACATCAATATGATATTTTTCAGAAACAATGTCCTGAAATCGATTGCTCCCACTAATCTAGTCATTTTAAAGAAACTTAGCATTTCTTGACTCTACAATTCTAGTGTTGtgagatggacaataaaatCTATACCCTTTAGACCTTTTGGCATACCAATGAAATACGCACTAATGGTCCTTGGGTCTAGTTTCTTCTCTTGTGGGTTGTAAACTCTTACTTCAGACCGGCATCCCCAAACGTGTATATGTTGCAAACTCGATTTCCAAcctttccaaaattcaaatggtGTCTTGGGGACAACCTTTGTTGGAATTCAGTTCAATATATACACTATTGTTTTAAGAGCTTCAGTCCACAAGGATTTAGGAAGCTTGGAGTTGCTACGCATACTCCTAACCATGTCCATTAATGTTTGGTTTCTTCTTTTAGCTACACCATTCTAGTCTGGGGAACCAGCCATGATGTATTGAGCAACTATCCCATGCTCTTAAAGAAACTTCGCAAATGGACTAGGTGTTTATCCATCCTCGGtttatctaccataatattatCCACCTCTATCCGTTCTCACaatctttatttgctttccGCATTGTTTATCTACTTTAgccttaaaaaatttaaaggcaCCTAATGTTTCATTCTTGTTATGAAGCAAGTAGATATACATGTATCGTGAGTAATCATCTATGAAGGAGATGAAGTATTTCGGACCATACGCGTCCATGTTTGGACAAAAAATATCTGAATGTATGATCTCTAATATGTCTTTGCTTCTCTTGGCAGCCTAAGAGAAGGCACCCTTCTTAGGCTTGTTGGTCTGCTTTCCCTTAATGCAGTCTACACAAGCGTGAAAATCAGGAAAATCTAAAGTACTAAGTACTCTATCATTTACTAATCCCTTAATTCTCTGTATGGAGATATGTCCTAATCTCCAGTGCCATAACATAGAGGAATCTTCATTCATAACACATCGTTTTGTACCAGTGTGAACATGCATAGTGTTATTAGTGGTATCGTTTTGCAAATTGATAGAGAAAAGCCCATTAGACAATGTACCATTTCCAACAAGATTGGATTTATAAAACAAACTAAAAGATGTCTTAGAAAAACTAAAGGAATAACCCAAAGGACAACTCttgaaactgaaatcaaattccTAGAGAAACTTGGAACATAAAatgtattttctaaatttaaaataaaaccactACTTAAAACTAAACTGCATGTTCCAATAGCCTCCACATGTGAATACATCTTGTTTTTGAATAAATGCATTGCTCACTTGGCATTGGCTTCCTTAGGTTTCGCATACCCAACAAGGTATTCGAAACATGGATTGTAAaaccagaatcaatccaccatgtgttataaataacatcaaccatattagattcataacaaacaaatgagattggtttacctttcttttcaagccatttATGGAATTTGGTGCAACCATTTTTCATGTGCCCCTTCTTCTTGCAAAAAAAGCACCTATTGACCTTTTTGATTCCACCTTGGGGCAGTATTTTACCTTTCGCTTTCTTTTTAGCCTGATTTTGataatttcctttcatttccattAATGCACTCTCACCCAATTCCATTTTCAACCTTCACtcctcttgaacacacatggttAGAAGCTCATTAATTGACCACTTATCCTTGTGTGTGTTGTAGGAGATTTTGAAGGGTCTATATTGTTGTGGAAGAGTGTTCAAAATAAAGTACACAAGGAATGAGTCAGACATTTCAACCTCAAGTGTCTTCAATTGTGCCGCAATATCCCTTATTTGCATTATGTGCTCTCGCACACCACTCACATCGGTGAGCCttaagaatgaaaatttcatTATCAGGGTGTTGACAAGTGCCTTATTTGAAGTCACAAATTGCTCATCGATACCCTTCAGTAATGTCTTGACATTGTCATGCTGATCGACAGAACCACGAATACCATCAGAGACTTTGGTCTTTATGAACATTAGACTAAGATGATTTGATCGCTCCCATTGTTCATAAAGAGCATTTTTTGCTGTAGTGCTGGTGTTAGTAATGGTTGGTTTGTCTTTCCTGATAGCATAATCAATGTCCATGCACTCCAAATGAAGGATAATTCTCTCATTCCAAACCTTATAGTTATCACTTTTCAATTCGGGAATGTCGCACTTTATATTAGAGAAATTCGCAAGTTGCATGACTgcacaaaaattaaacatacatgcttataattcaaaattgaaactAATAACCAAATATCATGTTTTACTAATGTAACTCATATTCCAAAATTATGAATCTAGTGACATAAAACTTGCCTGTGGGCTAAAGTTCTAATTCAATTAGATCCATGTAAAACCTTatgataaaactatcaaattatGTTCCATTTCCTAATTCCTGTGggtaattaagaaatataatttgatatttcattctaattaattatacaaatataataaaaaattcacgtggcataaaattttattatatcaaatataattaattacccATAATATCATTTTCCTATATGTGATCCCAAAacacttaatatataattttgtatAATTAAGATGCTGTGGCTacttcttaattaattaaaattatatgaatcacttgacatttaattaatttacaagAAAAACTTATATAAATTGCATGAAACCATAAGCAATATGTACACAAAACTCAATATCAATGtgcaaaatttctaaaattgtaTAAATTGTAAGCacataaatatctaaaattaaatCCATAAAAAGCCTTTACGAATAAATTTAATacacaaaattatttaatgttgTATGCACaataaaccataaaaaaatatgcattcaactaacaaaaataaataatccagcacataaaatatccataaattaacatatcttaaaacactaaattttatgaattaaaaaaaaaaaaagaatttataggTTGCTGCTAAGAGGAGTTGAACTTGTGTAGTGGATGAAAAAAGACAAGGTTGTGACCAATTGGGCTACTgtccattttcttatttttggttgacttatttatttgttatttatagtCAAAACGATAAGCCTATGTCATCTTCTACCTTCAACCGGGTCTATTTGCATCTCGAAATGAAACCCAACGGTTTCCAGGTATTCTAGGACACCAAATTGACGATTTAAAACACTAAAATGTTAGAAATCTCATCTCCTAATGATTTCTaaccatatttttcataaaaaacttttaaaaccaaaaactCCAAAATACCAAAACTCACTGTATTTTTTTGATTGAAAAACCCAAATTGTAAAAAGAACAATGCAGAGACATAAAGACTCTAATACCAACTGATGGACAAAAATAATCTAAACATGCTATAACAATCATTAAATAACAATTAGATCATAAGCGGAATTATAAACAGATTGAAAACGTACCTCCCGTCATTGCCATTCTACAGGttaaaatgtgtttttcaattttcaggTTTCAGGTGCTTCTAAACCTTTCTCAACCTTcacttagatggtgtttttgaaaaactaaaagaGATTGCAAGCTCAGGGAACCTTACCTATTAGTGTTTTGCCCCTTTTTTAAATACTCTCTCCATCATCGAGTCTGCTTGGAGCGTGCACAAAATATGGGGTAGTGATGCGAACGTGGTTCCAAGCATGAATCCTTGTTCCTAAATTGATGGAATGATGTGGACCACATTTCGAATCACGCCTTCGTTTTATTACCGAAGATCTAGGAGAAATAAAATCCCAATAGAGACAAAATTGCAGCCTCATGATATTCTTGAACTTGTTGGCTTGTCGTTGCTTTGGTACCCAAGGGACGCCCATCAAAATACTTTAAAGCTTCCAGATGTCACACAAACTCACGACATCATGCTTCGACTCCATATAAAGCAACATAGAGAGAAATTGAGAATTGGCAATAATCACAGACACTCTTTGCGAGTATACAGAAACAGAGCCATTGCATACCTTTGGAATAGCAGTAGTACCATCAAGGGTTGTTGCATTGCATCTGCTTCAATGGCTTTGTATTCATTCATCTTCATTGTGAGAAATCAAAAGACTTTCTCCTTTACTgatgttgaaaataaaattaatttaataaaaattctaaaaacatcaaaattattcttattcttattcctatgttttctataaaatcattttaaaatgcaACTTCTTtaacaataatattattctaCGTGTAGTTCACGTAAAAGGCAAAACGTCAAGGTTCATGTTTTATTTTACGGGAAAACTTTAACAATATTtctatttgaagtgtttttaatggaattgttttatttaaaagtgtttttttaaaaattgtctatTGAGAGTCTGCTTGAGActcattttagaaaacatttttaacttaaaaagtttttttttaaattaaatgtttggtaatttttataaaatatttttaaaattttaaaaaatcacttgtagtgttgaaaaatcacttcaagtggTTTTTATAGAAACACTTGATATGTGTGTGGACCCCATATTTTGcttgatgcgttcccactcgatggcgtgacttattttttttatttttatttttagtgaaaatttgattttttgaaaaaaacttggagtcaccacttatttttgttttatttttaaagggaaaacaaaataagaaagaaaaaccctaagtgtgactctttatttagaaaaaaaggtctgtgaaaaatcgagtTTGGGTCCGaaggtcaggttacctattgggaaggtacggtaaaaagaCCGTAGTACCCATCTAAGTctctaaaaacgggtctctactaaataaggtgaaacaaatgtggcaattgataaggaaataaATGGATA
This region of Vitis vinifera cultivar Pinot Noir 40024 chromosome 5, ASM3070453v1 genomic DNA includes:
- the LOC104879318 gene encoding uncharacterized protein LOC104879318 is translated as MTGVMQLANFSNIKCDIPELKSDNYKVWNERIILHLECMDIDYAIRKDKPTITNTSTTAKNALYEQWERSNHLSLMFIKTKVSDGIRGSVDQHDNVKTLLKGIDEQFVTSNKALVNTLIMKFSFLRLTDVSGVREHIMQIRDIAAQLKTLEVEMSDSFLVYFILNTLPQQYRPFKISYNTHKDKWSINELLTMCVQEE